The Clostridium beijerinckii genomic sequence GTTTCTGCTGCTCCACCTACTGCATTTACTGTTGATCCTAATTGTTTATTTTGCCCTTGTACTACACTTGCAGTTTCAGGACTTACTGAAACACTATTTATCACCGCTTGCGTTATATTTACAGTCACTGTTCCAATTGCTTGAGTCTCAACTCCACCCGAGGATATATTTAATTGTATTTCATACACTCCATTATTTATACTACCGCTAGGTGTGACCACTGCACTTAATGAATTTGTTGCATGAGATGCAATGGTATCACTTTCCTTTTGTAACTGAACACTCCATCCATCAATATTAGATATAGAATAAGTGACATCTTGTGAATTATTACTAGAATTAGTTACATTAAATGTTAAAGTAACAGGACCCCCTACCGTTATTCCATTATCAGCTGATGCTGTTATTGAAGAAGCTATAAAGCTTTCAATTGCACTGACTTTCCATGTTGAATTCGCAGCCAATGAGCTAGTATTCCATTCCAATGCATACCCGTTATCTGTGTTTACATTATCATCAATAGTATTACTGAGTGTCTCACCACCACAAACTTCGTTAGCTACAATATCATATTCTTGAGATGTATAAGAATTAGGTGTGGTTATTCCTTGCATTCCTAATCTTTGAGTAACACCATTATCTGTTTTAGTTACACCAATAGTATGAGTGGGAGCGTCCCAAAATCCTGCCCCATTATCACCACCATTAAGATAAGTATCTTCTCCTCGTAAAAAGTGTATATTATTTATTAATGATCCACTTATATTATTGAATGACCAATCAAGTTTTATATACTGAGAATTTAAAGAAGGTAACGTTACTTTTTGTGTAACTTCAATTAATCCTGCATCCCAAACAGTAGTAACCGAATTACTGTCTGCTGTTTGAGTTTTAACTGCAGCTAAGATAGAATTTATATTCCCTCCATTATCTGCCGTATAATATCCACCTATAGTGTATAGCTGCCCATCAACATTTAATACTGCTCCAGATGGTGCATAATATTGTTGCTGAAAGTCACTTCCATTATATTTTTCTACATAAATTTCTCCAGTACCATCAATTGTAACTTTCAAAGACCCGTTACTTGTTTGCCCCCCAATTACATATGATGATAATGCATAAACTTTTTTGGTTGGCAATAATATTGTAAAAATCATTACAACGACTACCACCCAACTTAAAATTCTTTTTTGTTCCAAGAAATACCCCTCCTCATAAATTAATTTTACCTTTTTAAATTTAATAAATCCCCCTCCTCATTAAATTAGCTTTAATTTTCAAAGCTTTAAATCCATAAATTTTATACGTCTTTATAAATATATTTTTGAAGAATCTTTATCACTAAAACTTGAATTCTATGAGAAAAAATCTAATCTTACTGATAGATATCCTTACTAACTAAAGTTAATATTATAATCCCAATACCGAATTTTGAATATTTAATTATCTATGACATGTTCAAAAATAGAAATTTAGCAAAATCTAAGTTCTATATAAAATGAGAAAAAAACTTAGAGGTGAATATTATGGCACACAAGCGTTATGAAATATCTGGTTAATTATGAAATCAAATAAAGGATTTATTCCAGGTGCAAAAGCTTGACATCCTTCGATGAATAATATGGTGATGTGATGTTTAACGCAATTTTATCGTTCTCACGAAGCAAAGCTGCATCGTTTGACCGACCAGAACGCTTGTATTTATGAAAAACAGTATATATAGACAGTCTTGTAAATAGTATAGGACAATTATTTTTTCAGATATGCCTTAATTATTTAATTATTATTATTATATTACATAATATTACCTAATTTCAATATTTACAACAAATATTACTTTATTCATTTTATAGATTTTCAGATATAACTATAATTATTTTAAATAAATTATGAAATTTACACTAAAAAGTTCTCTTTTAACTTTTAATTACCGGAATAAACTTTTCTTTACATAATATATGTGAATGTTTTGATATATTTTTAAATAAAAACATATCAAAACACAAAAAATATATATTTTGTAAATTGCAAAATTCAAGAATATAACTTGAGAAAACATTCCCACTAATATAAATCCAAAAGATTAGATGTATTAAAATCAGACACTGTAGTGGAGCAATCAAAAAACGACTAATGATAGGGAAAATTTAAAATTCAAAGAAATGCCTTAATTACTTAGTTAACAATATCTTGTTTGAAGATGAATCGATGATTAGAACTAATGTTCTAAAATTAAATATTTTTTCAACCTTATTTAAAATTTTTCGGTAATAGAATATTAACTAAGTCTTTAGATCTGCTATTTCCCCAATATCCTTTAATTCAGATTTAGAGCTTGATAAATAATTTAATATTTACCATGCATTATAACTTGTGGTTTCACCAGAATAATATTCATTTTACCAATTCTTTTTATATTATTAAGTTATTACTTTAAACTCATTCTAAATAACAAAATAGAGCCTACTCAAATTATATTTTATTGAGTAAGGCTCTATTTTTTTAAATTCTATTAATTAAAAAACTCAGTAAATGCTTTAATTGTATATTCATTATCCTTTACAGTAGCTAATTCTCTTATTGAATGCATACTTAGTAGTGGCGCTCCCATATCTATTACTGGTATATTTAATTTTGATGCAGTAATAGGTCCAATGGTTGTTCCCCCTCTTAAATCTGATCTATTTACAAATACTTGGCATGGAACTTCAGTTTTTTCACAGATTCCTTTGAAGACAGCACTTGCATAACTATCAGTTGAATAACTTCCACCTGCTGCAATTTTAAGTACAGGCCCTTTTCCAAGCATAGGCTTATTTGTAGGATCACATTTTTCAACATAGTTTGGATGTATTGCATGAGCTAAGTCTGCTGATATCATTATTGAGTTGCTTAATGCTCTCTTGAAACTTTCTCTATCTTTTTCAAGACCCAAAGTTATTCTCTCTAAAATATTTTCTAAAATTGATGAATTTGCACCTTGGGATGTTAAGCTTCCTATTTCCTCATTATCTAAAGCTACTAATACCTTCGTTGCTTTAATTTCATTACTGCTTATTAAAGCTTTTAATCCTGCAAATACCATCCATAAATCATCTAGTCTTCCGCATGATATAAATTCATCATTTAAGCCAATTAGCATACCTTCTGCATACTCATATAAAAACAAATCGAAATCTAATATATCGCTAGAATCTACCTTTAAAGTTTCTGCTATTAAATTAATTAAATAATTATCCTTTTCTAGCTTATCTTCAACTATTGTAAGCATTGGTAAAGTATCTTTTTGCTTATTATATTCATAGCCCTCATTCACGCTTCTATTCATATGTATTGCTAAGTTAGGAATAATTAAGATTGGCTTATTTACATCCAATAATTCAACTCTTGGACTGAATGGATTTTCTCCTTTTAAAGTTACTCTTCCTGCTACGCTTAAAGGTCTATCAAACCAAGTACTTAGTATTGGCCCTCCATATACTTCAGTATTTAATTTCACATAATGTCCTTCAACTTTCATTTCTGGATTTGGCTTTATTCTAAATCCTGGTGAATCAGTATGTGCTCCTATTAATCTGAACCCATCTTTTTCAATATCACCATTTCCTATTTCAAAGGCAATTAATGCAGAGTTATTTTTTATAATATAGTGTTTACTACCTTTTTTTAACTCCCATTTATCTTCTTCTTTAATTTCTGTATAACCTTGCTTATCTAAGATATTTTTAATTTCATAAGTACTTTGAAAAGCCGTCTTACCCTTATTTATAAAATCTAATAATTCTTGCGCATTATTCATATAGTTATTATCTCTCCCTACATAAATTAAATTTTTCTCGTAAAACATTAAACAATATTAAATTCACTTTTAATATTATATACCTTTTTAGAAAATAATGCATATTTTATATGTGTGATTATCTAGAAAATTTTATATTAGATAATACCTACATAGTAAATGCCATAACTACTTTTTCATCTTTTCCAAGCGTCACATCTCCTGAACAAAGTTCAACTATTTCTTCATCATCGTCACTTAAATTTATCTCGTTAATGTCGCTTTTATTATTGGATTTTTTTCTGCCCTTACTATTCTTCTTTTTCACATAGATTGGTATGCTTGACTGTGCATTATTTTCGCAGGAATTTTTTTCTGTTTCTAAGCTGATATTCATATTGGCATCGTTATTGTCATAAATGCTATTGCTATCTATCACATCTGCATTTCTAGTATTATCTATATAGTCTATGTTTTCATTATTATCTTTATTATTAGTAGAATCTATACTAGCATTTATAGTATCACTATTCTGAGTTCTTTCAGCAATTATGATATTACTATTATTTTTATTACTATTTGCAAAGCTTTCATTTTCTGCATTACCTTTAGTCACAAATTCAGAATCTATGCTAGTAGAATTTTCATTATATTTATTACAACTGTTAATATTATTATCATCATTATTGTTTTCATTTATCTCTTCCTTTGTAATCATAGTACTCTTATCTTCGATTTTAGCAGTTTTATTTCTAACAATTTCATCAATACTTTTATATCCACTACTTTTTGAATTAACACCCATTAGATTTTCTCTATCTTTAATTTTAGGCTCATCCATTTTGTGACTAGAATCATTTTCTTTTACTACATTATCTTTAATTTCAGTACTCTTATTTATTTTAATATTTTGATGCTTAGCAAAATTCTTTACTTTATAGATTTTATCTTCAGTAAACTCAATCATTTCTAAATCCATTAAAACCTTCATAGCTAATTTCACTCGTTCAATATCTCTATTAAATTCTATAGCGATGGTTTCCATTGTGTATGGAATATTTCTAGACAAAAATAATTCTCCTTCTAAATTTACCTTACCAGCTAAAACAATAAGTCTAATCCAAATATACTGAATAAGATCTCTTTCATTCATTGTATCTATTATTTTAGATTTAGTATCATCATACATATCAACTCTTAATTTAACAAATTTTCTTTCTTTCATCTTTAACACTCTCCCATTTAAATTAGTCTTCTATATGGAATATATGTATAAAAATGAACAATTACATAATTTCTCTAAAATTTTTTATATTTTTTTAGAAATAATTTTATTCCATGGGTAAAATACATCTAAATTTTAATTTGGATCTAATTCATATAGATAAACAATATATAACTTAGACTTATGCAATAACCTGCCGAAAGTAAAAACATTGTTATTTCACAGGGCTATGAAAATTTCGCTGAAAGTACTAAATTGCAGGTTGCACTACTAATGCTTGCTCCCAATTTCATTGTGACAAGCATTAGTTGAACAACCTACAATTAAGAGCTTTTAACAGCTCATTTTCAATGCCTGCTGCATAAAAATGTTTCTACTTTCTAATATGGTATTTACTGCAAAGTATAAATCAAATTCTTAAGTTGTTTATCTATATAGATAACCCAACTAAGACCTTAACTTATGTATATAACTCGCCGAAATGAATAATATACTTTTGTTCCAGTTTCTAGGTAATTCTGATGGGTGATTCTAAGGCTATAAAGTTGCACCCAAAGTTCTAGCCTCAAAGAACAAGCTTTGAACTAGCACATTTGGAACAACTTATAGCCAAAGAATCAAATCCATCAAAATTACCAATGAAACATTCCACAAAAGTATATTACCCATTTCTATTTGGGATATATTTCATAGTATAAATCCAGCTTATAATTGGCTTATCTATAAAATAGTTTGATGCAGTAAAATGGTAGACAAAAAAATTCTTACGCATCTGCCTCGTAAAATATATATTTCTGACATTTCCAATAATTATCTATAAATTTAACTTTTTATAATTTCTTTGTAAAGAACGAAAATAAACGCCCGAATTTATAATATCCAAGCGTTCATTAATATATTGCTTATTTATATGAATTATTTTATAAATCTAAATTAAATATTATTTATCTATACTTAAAATACACACTAAAACTTATATAAGATTATTTTTAGCAAGTTCTTCACGTAATTTTTCTAGATTCTTGCCTTCCATTGGGAATAATGGCATTCTAAGTGGTCCTACGTTATATCCCATAATTCCTAATGCAGTCTTTACTGGAATTGGGTTTACTTCTATAAATAACGTATTTATAAGATCTAAATATTTTGTTTGAAGGTTACAGCTTTCTTCTACTTTTCCTTCAAAATATAAACTACAAATTTCATGCGACTCTTTTGGCATAATATTTGAAAAGACTGAAATAACGCCTTTTCCCCCAAGTGATAATATCGGAACTATTTGATCATCATTTCCAGAATATATATTAAGTTCATCTTTGCATATCGCTTTTATCTTTGCAATCGCTGAAAGATCCCCACTAGCTTCTTTTGTTGCAACTATACGTGGATGCTTAGCTAATTCTGCATATGTTTCAGGTGCTATATTAACTCCTGTTCTTGATGGTACATTATATAGAATTATTGGGATATTAACTCTATCCGCAATATAATTGTAATGTTTTATTAAACCAGTTTGAGTAGTTTTATTGTAATATGGTGTTACTAATAAAAGTGCATCTGCACCAACGCTTTCAGCGTATTTTGATAATTCAACAGCATAAACTGTATCATTAGACCCTGTGCCCGCAATAACTGGTACTCTTTTATTTACATATTCTACTGTAAATCTAATAACTTCCCTGTGTTCTTCATCAGTCATAGTTGAAGACTCACCTGTAGTTCCTGCAATTACAATTGCATCTGTACCATTCTCTATATTAAAATCAATTAGTTTTTTTAATTCAGAGAAATTAATTCCATCTTCTGTAAAAGGTGTAACAATTGCAACTGCTGCACCAGTAAATATAATATCCTTCATAAAAATTGCCCCCTCGAATATTTTCTATATAAATTATAACACAGTAAAGTGCTACTATAAACTTAGAATATATTTAAAATATGAAATATATATTTATTAGTGTTAGATTGCTTAACTTCTGGTAAAAAAATACTTGCTTAACTAAAAATATTTAATATAATAGATGTAATGCTTATTGGTAATTTCTTATGATTGGAGTGTATTTCATGTTTTTTGAACTTATAGTTAATAAATTTGTTAAGGATAATTCTAATGTTAAAGATGACACAGTTAGAAATTCTTACGGTGTTCTTGGCGGTATCATAGGTATTGTAGTAAATATTATTTTATTTATAATAAAACTTTCTGTTGGAGTAATAGTTTCGAGTATAGCTATAATGGCTGATGCTTTTAATAACCTTTCTGATGCAGCCTCCTCTTTAATTACTATTTTAGGTTTTAAACTTTCAAATAAACCAGCTGATAGAGAACATCCCTTTGGTCATGGGCGGATAGAATATCTTTCAGCACTTATTGTTGCCTTCATGGTAATGTTAGTTGGTCTGCAATTTATAAAATCTTCATTTGAAAGAATAGTTAATCCATCACCAGTTGCTTTCGAGTTAGTTTCATTTATTCTGCTTATAGTATCAATATTTTTTAAGATTTGGCTTTCTAAATTTAATAAATTTATTGGTGAAAAGATTAATTCCTCTGCTCTAAAAGCTGCTTCTACAGATGCTCTAGGGGATGTATTTACCACTACTTGTGTGGCTATTTCATTTTTAGCTTCAAAATTCACTTCTTTCCCTATAGACGGATATATAGGAATGTTTGTTGCATTATTCATTGTTTATGCCGGTTTCAATTTAGTTAAAGATACTATAAATCCACTTTTAGGAGAAGCGCCAGATCCAGAACTTGTTGAATCCATAGAAAGAATGGTTTTGTCTTACGATAACATCCTCGGCTCACATGATTTAATAGTTCACAATTATGGTCCTGGTAAATGTATGGCATCTATTCATGCTGAAATTCCTGGAAATATTAACGTTGTAGATATTCACGAAGTAATTGATAAAGCTGAAAGAGAAATTTCAAAAGCACTTAAGATTTACTTAGTTATTCACATCGATCCTATCTGCATTATTGAAGGCGAAGTCAAAGAAGCTTATGATGAAATTCTATCCATAATTGAAAAATATGATTATATAGAGTCAATACATGATTTTAGAGTAGTCGGTGAAGGTGATATTAAGAACTTAATTTTTGACGTTGTTATTGAACCATCAAAAAAACTTTCTATAACTGATACTGAACTTATAAATATAATATCTGAAGGAGTAAAGAAATATCATCCTTCTTATAACTGTGTCATTACTATAGACAAACACTACACATAAAAATACAGCCGTTATTTCAAACCAAGAAACTTCTAGTTTGAAATAATGGCTGTACTTTTTCTATATCGCTGCATCCCATTTAATACATATTCTTATCCTTAAAACTATAAGTATAAATAAAGCTAAAACTCCACCTAAATTTTTTCAATTCATTATTCCTTTTTACCCTATCCTATTTGCTGTCCTTCTCATTGTTAATTGGATAAATTTGTGATATCCTTTTAGTATTAAGTGCTATTAAAAGGAGGATATAATTTTGAAATGTCCACATTGTTCAGAAGAACTAGGAATAAATGATGTGTGTATAAATCCTATGTGTTCTTATTTCGGTAATACGATTAAAAATACTGAAAAAACTAATATAGATTATACTGAAGAAAACTTAAATAGTAGAGTTAATGCTGATATTAAAGTAGATCATGTTGAAAACAACTCCAAATCTAATGATAACTTTAATCAAACAAAAGTCTATCATAATAGAAATGACTATTATAATAATCAGAATACAAACAAATTTAAAAATATATATTCTATTCCTTACAATAAAAGCAACAATATTTCTCGAGACGAACTAGCTATCTTTATTGGTAATAATAGCGGTTTCTATATTAAGCACCTCAACAAATATAACGATAAACATAAATTTTTATCTTGGAACTGGCCATGTTTTTTCTTCGGTTACTATTGGTTATTATACAGAAAACTTTATATTCCAGGAGCTGCTTTGATACTCTTAACCTTAGTATCTTCAGCGATTTTTCCAAAGGGAATACACTTATCTTTGCTACTACTCATAAGAATTATATTAACTTTATATGCAAATTTTATTTATCTTAACAATTGCGAACGTAAGATTAAAGACTTCAAAATGAATGTTATCAATATACAAAATCTCAGCAATACTGAATATATAAATAAATTACGTAAAAAAGGCGGAGTTAATTTAGCCGCACCATTAATTGTATTAGCTCTCCATATTATGTTTATAGTAATTTCACTTGGCATTTGGCTTTCAACTAGGATTACACCACATAAATTTTCTTCTCCTTCGTACTACTTTTAGCTTGTTAAACTAAAAGTTCGAATACGTTAAGGCTAATACAGCCTTATGCTTAAAACCTTTAGCGAAATTTTCATAAGTTTCCCAAATAATAATTCTTATAATTTCGGTAAATTCCTACTCTTAGTTAGGGTATCTATAGATAGCGCAATCATAAACTATAATACTTAGACTATGAAATATCTTCTAACCAGAAATGAGTGATATACTTTTGTGGAATGTTTCATTGGTAATTTTGATGGATGTGATTCTTTGACTATAAGTTGTTCCAAATGTGCTAGTTCAAAGCTTGTTCTTTGAGGCTAGCACTTTGGGTGCAACTTTATAGCCTTAGAATCACCCATCAGAATTACCTAGAAACTGGAACAAAAGTATATTATTCATTTCGGTGAGCTATACGCATAAGTATGGATTATAATTAGTTTATCTATATTAAAATTTTAGGCGTTCACCATAATAACTAATAAAAATAGTTATTTGGTGAACGCCTTGTTGTATAGTTAATTATAAAACTTTAGATAAAAAGTCTATTGTACGTGGGTTTTTAGGATTCTTAAATACTTCCTCTGGAGTCCCAGATTCTAATATTTTTCCTTCATCCATAAATAATATTCTATCTCCAACTTCTCTTGCAAATCCCATTTCGTGTGTAACAACTACCATTGTCATACCTTCCTTTGCAAGATCTTTCATAACATTTAGAACTTCTCCAACCATTTCAGGATCTAAAGCAGATGTTGGTTCATCGAATAACATAACATCTGGCTGCATAGCTAAAGCTCTAGCTATTGCAATTCTTTGCTTTTGTCCACCTGATAATGATGATGGGTAAGCATTTATTTTATCTATCAAACCAACCTTATTTAATAAGCTTTCTGCTATATTTTTAGCTTCATCTTTAGAAATTCCTTTTACTTTAATAGGAGCTAAACATATATTTTCACAGACTGTTTTATGAGGAAATAAATTAAATTGTTGGAATACCATCCCCATTTTTTCTCTCATCTTATCTATATTAGTTGCCTTTGATGTTATATCCTTATCTTCAAAAGTGATTTGTCCAGATGTAGGAGTTTCCAATAAGTTAAGACATCTTAAAAATGTACTTTTTCCTGATCCAGAAGGTCCAATTACAACTACAACTTCACCTTTACTGATATGCTCATCTATTCCTTTTAACACCTTATTTTTTCCAAAGCTTTTATGTAAATCTTTAACGTATATCACTTGCTTTCATCCTCCTTTCAACATAACCTAAACATCTTGTCAAAGTGAAAGTTAAAACAAAGTAAACTACTGCTGCTACAATTATTGGTTCTAACCCTAAAGCTGTATTTCCTCTTACAATACTTGCATTGTACATAAGTTCTGCAACACCTATAACAGAAACCATTGATGATTCTTTTATTACAGAAATAAATTCATTTCCAAGAGCAGGTAATATATTCTTAAATGCTTGTGGAATTATAACATGAACCATTGCTAACCCTTGATTCATTCCTAAACTTCTAGCTGCTTCCATTTGACCTTTGTCCACTGCTTCGATTCCAGCTCTTATTATTTCAGATATATATGCTGCTGAGTTTAATGCTAAAGCTATTGATCCAACAGTCATATCAGGCATATCTATTCCTATAAGCTTAGGTAATCCTATATAGATTATATAGATTTGAACTAGAAGTGGAGTACCTCTTACAAATTCTACATAAGCTGCTGCTATATAGCTTATTGGTTTAAATTTTGAACGCCTTAAAAGAGTTAATGCAAGACCCAAGATTGTACCAAATAGCACTGCAAAAAATGCTAATACAATAGTGATTTCTGCACCTTTTAAATAATATTCAGAGTATTTTCCTAAAAATGTAAAATTCAATATTTTCCCTCCTAGTTCTTTATCTGATGTCTAGCCACTGTAATATTCTCACAATATATGAAACTCCTCTTCCTAAAGTCAGATGAGTAACCGATTCACACTGAATCATATATTTAGGCTACCTGCTTAAGTAATATATACAGTAACACGACCCTAAATAAGTTCAACTAATATCCAGCTAAGGACTCCCCCATCTGAATCAAGCTTCACTTAATAATACACATATAATAAAATAGTCACTAATTTTTAATTATAAGACATTATCTGATAATTTTCAACTGTTGTTAATTTCCAATATAAAAATAAATTTAAATATATATATTTCAAAAATAATCCTTCATCATAATTCTAAAAATATTACAAGAATTTTAGCCACAATTGTGAATTGTGAAACGTGTATTGTGAATTTACAACATATATCTAATACTCAAAAAAATAACAAGCTATGATGTCAGTATATTTTGCATTCTACTATACTGGTATGTATTACCTTATAGTTTTTATATGCTAAAAACTTTCATTACTTAGTACAAGGTAAAACTTCTCAGGTGAAGCTCTCTTTATCACCTGATTTCAGTTAAACTCATACCCACAACGGGTACAAAGTGATTTTAAATAATTCCAATATAACTTCTGAAATTTTAAATAACTTTCATGAAGGAATAAATCATATTATCTAAATTCACCTTGTCAATAACAAAATATATACTACATCTCTAACTCGTTATTTTCTATAGTATTTCTTAGTGTCAAACAATATTAGTCTACTAATTTATTTACATCTACCACAAATTGGTTTATCTTATCTTCATCTTTTAATCTCTTTATTGTCTTATTAACTTGCTCTAATAAATCTGCCGAGCCTTTTTTCATAGCTACAGCAGATCCTCCATTTGGATCTGTAATCTCCAATTTATCTGCAATTGCAATACCTTCGTTTTTTTCAACATTTATTTTGGCAACTGGTTGTTCAGCTAAAACCGCATCAACTTTATTGTTCTTTAAATCTAATATTAAATCAGTAACCTTGTCTAATGACTTAATATTTGCTGCATCAAAGTTATCTTTTGCTATACCTTCTTGTATTGAACCTTTTTGCACTCCAATTTTCTTTCCTTTTAGATCTTCCATTTTAGTTATTCCAGCTTCATCACCTGATCTAAGTACAAATCTATGTGTCGCATTATAATATATATCTGAGAAATCTGCATTTTGTTTTCTTTCATCTGTTGGAGTCATACCTGCAAATACCATATCTATTTTATCTGATTGAAGTGCTACTAACAATCCATCAAACGCCATATCTTTTATTTCAAGTTCTACTCCTAAATCTTTTGCCATTTCTTTTGCAATTTCAATATCAAATCCAACTATTTGATCTTTTCCATCTATTTCTTTATGGAATTCATATGGTGGATAATCTGCGCTTGTTCCTATTACAAGCTTACCTTTTGATTTTATTGCCTGTAATGCAGAAGCATTACTGCTTGTGTTTTCTTTGTTTCCTTTAGTGCTGTTTCCACAGCCTACCATACCTATTGCAATAACCGATGCTGCTGCAATAGCAACTAATTTTTTTACTATACCAACTTTCATTATTAATACCTCCAAAACTTTTCTCTACTAACGATAGCATAATTATACACACTTTTTTATATTTACTCAATAGAAATATGATAAAAAGTTTAATTATTATTCATTAAAATTAAATTTATCCTCATTACTTATTATATATTTAAATATATATTTTATGTATTGGAAATAGTTATATATATTAGTATTATAAGGCTTGCAAGCTTGCTTTAAGCGTTTTTTAATCATTTTAAAATTATAAAAAAATTTTATTTAGTATTTCTATAATTTAAAATTCACAAAAAATTATGAAATTTTATTCTCATTAAATTTATATTATAATTTTTCACTTTGCATACTTTATGAAAAATTATTCACATAATAAAAAATAAAAGCGGCACCATCATAAATATCATGTTATCGGTGCCGCCTACTTATTATTTAAAATTGATTATCTAGTTTAGTATATATAAACTTTAGATAGCATAGCTCATTCTATATAAAATTCTTTATTTTATATAGCCGTATAGCTTTTAAGATAATAAGGCCTGAGAGTTAAGTTTTTATAATGTAACTATATTAAATACTTAACTGCAGACAACCTGTGCAACGCCCTAGTACACATTATATATTTAACTAACGGTTCGATCTCTTCACTTTCTACTATTATAACTCCATCAAATTCTAATCCTTTTGCTAAATAAGCTGGTAGAAGTACTTTTCCACCCTTATACATAATATCATCATTATCTAAACTTTGAACATTGATCTTTTCTTTAATAACATGAGAGAATTTATTCAATTCATTTTTATCCTTAAAGATTACTGCAATATTCTCGTATCCCTCTTCTTCATAATCTTCAATTAATGATATTATTGTATCAACAAATTCCTCATTATTATAAACTTCTTCTT encodes the following:
- a CDS encoding amino acid ABC transporter permease, which codes for MNFTFLGKYSEYYLKGAEITIVLAFFAVLFGTILGLALTLLRRSKFKPISYIAAAYVEFVRGTPLLVQIYIIYIGLPKLIGIDMPDMTVGSIALALNSAAYISEIIRAGIEAVDKGQMEAARSLGMNQGLAMVHVIIPQAFKNILPALGNEFISVIKESSMVSVIGVAELMYNASIVRGNTALGLEPIIVAAVVYFVLTFTLTRCLGYVERRMKASDIR
- a CDS encoding ABC transporter substrate-binding protein, encoding MKVGIVKKLVAIAAASVIAIGMVGCGNSTKGNKENTSSNASALQAIKSKGKLVIGTSADYPPYEFHKEIDGKDQIVGFDIEIAKEMAKDLGVELEIKDMAFDGLLVALQSDKIDMVFAGMTPTDERKQNADFSDIYYNATHRFVLRSGDEAGITKMEDLKGKKIGVQKGSIQEGIAKDNFDAANIKSLDKVTDLILDLKNNKVDAVLAEQPVAKINVEKNEGIAIADKLEITDPNGGSAVAMKKGSADLLEQVNKTIKRLKDEDKINQFVVDVNKLVD